ACCTCGAGCACCTCGAGGGCAGCGGCCTGCTGCGGCGCACGCGGGGTGGGGCGGTGCCCGCGGAGAGCAAGCGCTTCGAGCTGCCGCTGGAGGCCAGCCGCCAGGTGCACGCCCGCGAGAAAGAGCGCATCGGCCAGTACGCCGCAGGCCTGGTCAAAGACGGCCAGACCATCATCCTCGACGTAGGCAGCACCACCACCGAGCTGGCTAAAGCCCTTCCCCAGGGGTTGCGCAACGTGGTGGTGGTGACCAGCGCCCTCAACATCGCCCTCATGCTGGAGTCACACCCCGGCATAACCGTGATCGTCACCGGGGGCACCCTGCGGCCTTTGCAGCACTCCCTGGTCAACCCTTACGGCACGCTGCTGCTCCAGGAGATCAACGCCGACAAGGCCTTCATCGGCTGCAACGGGGTCCACCCTGAGCGCGGCCTCACCAACACCAACCTGCAAGAGGCCGAGATCAAGCGGGCCATGCTGCGCTCGGCCCGCGAGTCCATCGTTTTGGCCGACCACTCCAAGCTCATGCAAGTCGCCGCAGCCCGCATCGCTCCCCTGCAGGCCGCTCACCTCCTGGTGACCAGCCGCAAGGCCCGTGGCGAGGACCTCGAGCAACTGCGTGCGGCGGGGCTCGAGGTGGTAACGGTCTAGGGCATTTTCGCAAGCATTAAAAGGCATTGACAAGTTATCGAAAGCCGAATAGACTCCCCCTGAACCCCAGGTCGACCTTCGCTGGTTGCAAGCACCGCGGTGATTGGGTCGTCCGTGGGGGTTTATAAGGAGGAGGGTTTATGGTCAAACGGTGGATGGCTCTAGGGATGGTTGCCGCGGGTTTGGGAATGGCCCAGGGCAACATCAGTGGCGAAATTACCGTGTGGTCATGGGACATCGCGGCCAAGGCGCTTCAGGCCACGGTGCCCAGCTTTAACAAGCTGTACCCCAACGTCAAGGTCAACGTCGTGGACCTGGGCAACCAGCAAGTCTACGACAAAGGACTCTCGGGCTGCGCCGCCGGCGGAACCGACCTGCCCGACGTGTACTCGGTGGAGAACAACGAGGCCGAGGTATTCTGGGCGCGCTTCCCCAATTGCTTCACCGACCTCAACACCCTTGCGCCCAGCGCCAACGCTTTCAAGGGTAACTTCCCAGCCTTTAAGTGGACCGAGCTCCAAGTGGGTAACAAGACCTACGCCATGCCCTGGGATTCCGGCCCCGTGGTGATGTTCTACCGCCGCGACCTCTACCAGAAAGCCGGCGTCAACCCCGACTCCATCGAGACCTGGGACGACTACATCGCCGCGGGTAAGAAGATCGTCGCCGCCACGGGCGCCAAGGTGGGCGTCATCGCCAACGGCACCGACGACGAGTGGTTCCGCATGCTCGCCAACCAGAACGGCTGCTTCTACTTCTCCAACGACGCCAAGAGCGTAACCGTCAACAAGCCCGGCTGCGTGAGCGCGCTCGAGACCGTCAAGAAGCTCATCGACGCGGGTGTGGTGATGCAGGGCGGCTGGAACGAGCAGATCCAGGCCTTCAAGGCTGGCAAGGTAGCCACCGCCATGTTCGGCGGCTGGTACGAGGGCACCATCCGCTCCAACGCCCCCGAGCTCGAGGGCAAGTGGGGCGTCTTCCGCATGCCCGCTGCTAAGAAGGGCGGGGTGCGCGCGGCCAACCTGGGCGGCTCGGCCCTGGCCCTGCCCGCCTCCTCCAAGAACAAGGCCGCCGCCTGGGCCTTCATCCGTCACGCGCTCGCCACCACCGAGGGCCAGGTGACCATGCTCAAGGAGTACGGGCTCGTGC
The window above is part of the Calidithermus timidus DSM 17022 genome. Proteins encoded here:
- a CDS encoding DeoR/GlpR family DNA-binding transcription regulator; this encodes MPSLEATLRHREILEILRRDGQVRVSELSERFNVSTVTIRTDLEHLEGSGLLRRTRGGAVPAESKRFELPLEASRQVHAREKERIGQYAAGLVKDGQTIILDVGSTTTELAKALPQGLRNVVVVTSALNIALMLESHPGITVIVTGGTLRPLQHSLVNPYGTLLLQEINADKAFIGCNGVHPERGLTNTNLQEAEIKRAMLRSARESIVLADHSKLMQVAAARIAPLQAAHLLVTSRKARGEDLEQLRAAGLEVVTV
- a CDS encoding ABC transporter substrate-binding protein, producing MVKRWMALGMVAAGLGMAQGNISGEITVWSWDIAAKALQATVPSFNKLYPNVKVNVVDLGNQQVYDKGLSGCAAGGTDLPDVYSVENNEAEVFWARFPNCFTDLNTLAPSANAFKGNFPAFKWTELQVGNKTYAMPWDSGPVVMFYRRDLYQKAGVNPDSIETWDDYIAAGKKIVAATGAKVGVIANGTDDEWFRMLANQNGCFYFSNDAKSVTVNKPGCVSALETVKKLIDAGVVMQGGWNEQIQAFKAGKVATAMFGGWYEGTIRSNAPELEGKWGVFRMPAAKKGGVRAANLGGSALALPASSKNKAAAWAFIRHALATTEGQVTMLKEYGLVPSYLPALKDPYVNAASKYWGGQAIWKTILGTLGDVPQARGTQYFQEARQIMIKVQADYVSGRFKSAKEALDSAAKQISSATGLPIAK